In one window of Reinekea forsetii DNA:
- the flgL gene encoding flagellar hook-associated protein FlgL: MADRISSYWVFNRPVNDMMRLQSSLNRTQEQISSGQGILSPSDDPVGAARVMQLDQEIALVSQYERNITLVTARLEQEEGVLAGVTSSIQRIRELTVQAGNAALYSDSDRIAIAQEVNSRVQELFNLTNSKDGSGEYLFSGFAGDKQSFVQNPGGGYLYQGDEGVRYVQVSRNSTVAASDTGKDAFLDIPANVPSFYSYGNSQNTGQPPGVISQGITVNQAQLTDFFPENAVITFGNELDMVPPGPNITVRNKSDGRVIEGIEQRAYKSGDSITFAGMNVSISGNPAPGDKFLVDTSEKQGLLVTVEKLAYALENFSTASEFTAVYDEAIFNSLENLDAALENVSQVRTRIGARINTTDNIANQHADNKLAAQDIRSSIGDLDYAEAVSRLQMEEFILKAAQQTFATVTKMSLFDFIR, translated from the coding sequence ATGGCCGATCGAATTTCAAGTTATTGGGTATTCAACCGCCCGGTAAACGACATGATGCGACTGCAAAGCAGTCTCAATCGTACGCAGGAACAGATAAGTTCCGGCCAGGGCATCTTGTCGCCGTCCGACGACCCAGTTGGTGCGGCCCGAGTCATGCAACTCGACCAGGAAATCGCTTTGGTGAGCCAATATGAGCGCAATATCACTCTGGTCACGGCTCGATTAGAGCAAGAGGAAGGTGTCTTGGCTGGCGTAACGTCCTCAATTCAGCGCATTCGAGAGTTAACCGTTCAGGCCGGTAACGCCGCCCTCTATTCCGATTCGGATCGGATCGCCATCGCCCAAGAAGTCAATTCGCGCGTGCAGGAGCTTTTTAATCTTACCAACAGTAAGGATGGCAGTGGCGAGTATCTGTTCTCTGGATTCGCCGGTGATAAGCAGAGTTTTGTTCAAAATCCCGGCGGTGGCTACCTCTACCAAGGCGACGAGGGCGTGCGCTATGTCCAGGTCAGTCGCAATTCTACGGTAGCGGCCAGTGACACCGGCAAGGACGCTTTTCTCGACATTCCCGCCAATGTACCGTCCTTTTACAGTTATGGAAACAGCCAAAATACTGGCCAGCCGCCGGGCGTGATTTCCCAAGGTATCACCGTTAATCAAGCGCAGTTGACGGATTTTTTCCCGGAAAATGCCGTGATCACCTTCGGCAATGAACTCGATATGGTGCCGCCGGGACCGAACATCACGGTGCGCAATAAATCCGACGGGCGCGTCATAGAAGGGATCGAGCAACGCGCCTATAAGAGTGGCGACTCGATCACCTTCGCCGGGATGAACGTGAGTATCAGTGGCAACCCAGCACCGGGCGACAAGTTTTTGGTCGACACCTCCGAGAAGCAGGGCCTATTGGTCACGGTGGAGAAACTGGCCTACGCCTTGGAGAATTTTAGCACCGCATCGGAATTCACGGCAGTTTACGATGAAGCCATCTTTAACAGTCTGGAAAATCTCGACGCGGCATTAGAAAATGTGTCTCAAGTACGTACACGTATTGGTGCTCGGATTAATACCACCGACAATATTGCCAATCAACATGCCGACAACAAGCTGGCGGCCCAAGATATTCGCTCGAGCATTGGTGATCTCGACTATGCAGAGGCCGTGAGTCGTTTGCAGATGGAAGAGTTTATTCTCAAGGCGGCACAGCAGACCTTTGCCACCGTCACTAAGATGAGTTTGTTCGACTTTATCCGTTAA
- a CDS encoding flagellin N-terminal helical domain-containing protein, producing MPQIINSNIASLTAQRHLNSSQNANSTALERLSSGLRINAAKDDAAGLAISTKFESQIKGLNVAIRNAGDGVSLTQTAEGALGTMTENLQRMRELAVQSSNSTNSDSDRVALQAEVAQLMLEVKRTSEETNFNGRNLLDGSFDGTFQIGSNAGNTVGIEIAELTIDRLGASAQSGVSSIGTDAALANGDLTINGVAISGSKSGDDPASFQDGDRSAIAKAAAINAKSDETGVRAETSNNVSTGSEMVGLAGGVTTFLLNGVSLNATTSLDTAATRASITDTINNVSTQTGVTAINTGSDADGIELTASDGRNITLSFDTGAAGANLTNANFASATGLMGGQVVDATTATLFSNTVEGGFTLIADGDTKEMVVGGGNGTGQGNIENSGLVAGTYARAMASSVSDSEFESTSGTLMGLDGSSINTIGATTTLDIAGAVDMTVVQGTTSFYAQNTAGSPLGVIATALAASGAAVSAWEDVNYTYDHVSGAVGGTIGFTAGGATVIATLEAGDGNAELAQKFNAIADGGSGLEINASFNAVTGLIDMNIRNYSNTEFSMVSDAIGTTYDIATTNIAVAGATNVAQVISGDLAWESTNGVDLTVSLTDIAAGADLLAVGPVMTTTGGTVNGLDAGDLEINGVSIGAAIPSTDNASATTTSTGTSIISSSKERSGIAVAAAINLASDATGVTATAQPTVLHGGDGTNVDATVYAVNDTAGLFLNGVSLGTVTLQDDGTTAVDTDKARLDALTMINGASGQTGVTATDNGTSLSLTAADGRNISLAINNPNTQNPAVSTTLQKGSSIGALMGLDMAVDGIGEGNFTDYAITTGAVALNGTAEAYFYETTYSGVKLASASAITISAGSNGADEVAALGMTVGIYGNGSDGTFLKDVDISTFEGAQAAITALDNALDSISAQRSELGAMQNRFESTSTNLQVNSENLSAANSQIRDADFATETAELSRTQVLQQAGISILAQANQRPQQVLSLLG from the coding sequence ATGCCACAAATTATTAACAGCAACATCGCATCGCTAACGGCGCAACGTCACCTGAACTCGTCTCAGAACGCGAACTCTACCGCCCTGGAACGTTTGTCATCCGGCCTGCGCATCAACGCTGCAAAGGACGATGCCGCCGGTCTGGCGATTTCCACCAAATTCGAATCGCAGATCAAGGGCTTAAATGTTGCCATCCGCAACGCGGGCGACGGTGTGTCTTTAACCCAAACTGCGGAAGGTGCACTCGGCACCATGACCGAAAATTTACAGCGTATGCGCGAATTGGCGGTCCAATCGTCTAACTCCACCAACTCTGATTCGGACCGGGTGGCACTGCAGGCTGAAGTTGCCCAGTTGATGTTGGAAGTAAAGCGGACCTCTGAAGAAACCAACTTCAACGGTCGTAACCTGTTAGATGGCTCATTTGACGGTACTTTCCAGATTGGGTCTAACGCCGGTAACACTGTTGGAATCGAAATTGCAGAGTTAACTATTGATCGGTTGGGCGCCAGCGCTCAGTCTGGTGTCAGTTCTATCGGCACTGATGCCGCTCTGGCGAATGGAGACTTGACCATTAATGGTGTTGCTATAAGCGGGTCAAAAAGTGGCGACGATCCGGCATCCTTTCAAGATGGTGATAGATCGGCAATTGCAAAAGCAGCTGCTATAAATGCCAAGTCTGATGAAACAGGTGTTAGGGCAGAGACCAGTAACAATGTCTCGACTGGTAGCGAAATGGTGGGTTTGGCTGGTGGTGTCACTACTTTCTTGCTCAACGGAGTTAGTCTTAATGCCACTACGTCATTAGACACGGCCGCAACCCGAGCGTCGATTACGGATACAATCAATAATGTCTCGACACAAACCGGAGTGACTGCAATTAATACTGGTAGCGACGCTGATGGTATCGAGCTGACCGCTTCGGACGGTCGGAATATAACTCTGTCATTCGACACTGGTGCTGCTGGTGCCAACTTAACTAATGCTAACTTTGCCTCGGCGACGGGCCTGATGGGCGGTCAGGTGGTGGACGCCACGACCGCTACTCTGTTTAGCAATACCGTTGAGGGCGGCTTCACGCTTATTGCCGATGGCGATACAAAGGAAATGGTTGTCGGCGGTGGCAACGGCACTGGACAGGGCAATATTGAAAATAGTGGTTTAGTTGCAGGAACCTATGCAAGAGCTATGGCAAGTTCAGTGTCAGATAGCGAATTTGAATCAACTAGTGGCACATTAATGGGTCTAGATGGCTCTTCTATTAATACTATTGGGGCGACCACCACCCTTGACATTGCTGGTGCAGTGGACATGACAGTTGTCCAAGGTACCACTAGTTTCTATGCCCAAAATACAGCAGGCAGTCCGCTTGGAGTTATTGCCACTGCATTAGCGGCAAGTGGTGCGGCGGTAAGCGCATGGGAAGATGTAAATTATACATACGATCATGTTTCAGGGGCTGTCGGCGGCACGATAGGATTCACCGCTGGCGGTGCTACCGTAATAGCCACCCTTGAGGCCGGGGATGGAAACGCAGAGCTCGCCCAAAAATTTAATGCTATTGCCGATGGTGGTTCGGGCTTGGAGATAAATGCCTCATTTAATGCGGTAACCGGTCTAATTGATATGAATATTAGAAACTATAGTAACACTGAGTTTTCAATGGTTTCTGACGCCATAGGTACAACTTATGACATAGCCACCACCAATATTGCAGTCGCGGGGGCTACCAACGTCGCACAAGTGATATCTGGCGATTTGGCTTGGGAATCCACCAATGGTGTTGATCTTACTGTCTCTCTAACAGATATCGCCGCCGGCGCGGATTTGCTTGCAGTCGGTCCGGTGATGACTACAACAGGCGGAACTGTAAATGGCCTTGATGCTGGTGACCTTGAAATAAACGGTGTGTCGATTGGTGCTGCGATACCAAGCACAGACAACGCCAGCGCAACCACTACGTCTACTGGAACCAGCATTATCTCTTCTTCAAAAGAGCGTAGCGGGATTGCAGTCGCCGCAGCAATTAATTTGGCCAGCGATGCCACGGGCGTAACAGCGACTGCGCAGCCAACAGTTCTCCATGGTGGCGATGGGACGAATGTCGACGCAACTGTATACGCAGTCAATGATACTGCTGGCTTGTTCCTTAACGGTGTCAGCTTGGGAACGGTAACACTGCAGGATGATGGCACAACAGCTGTCGACACTGACAAAGCCAGATTAGATGCTTTGACTATGATCAACGGTGCTTCAGGGCAAACCGGTGTGACGGCGACTGACAATGGCACGTCTCTTAGTTTGACGGCAGCAGATGGCCGGAATATATCGTTAGCGATAAACAACCCTAATACCCAAAACCCAGCCGTTAGTACCACCCTTCAGAAAGGTTCAAGCATTGGGGCGCTTATGGGATTGGACATGGCAGTGGACGGCATCGGCGAAGGTAACTTTACCGACTATGCGATTACTACAGGTGCCGTTGCACTTAACGGTACGGCCGAAGCTTATTTCTATGAGACTACATACTCCGGGGTTAAACTAGCTTCCGCATCGGCTATTACTATTTCTGCAGGCTCAAACGGTGCTGATGAAGTTGCTGCCCTAGGAATGACCGTCGGGATATACGGCAACGGAAGCGATGGTACGTTCTTGAAGGATGTTGATATTTCAACCTTTGAAGGCGCCCAGGCTGCGATAACAGCGCTCGACAATGCCCTGGATAGCATCTCTGCTCAACGGTCCGAACTCGGTGCCATGCAAAACCGATTTGAGTCGACGAGCACAAACCTGCAGGTGAACTCTGAAAACCTGTCGGCGGCTAACTCGCAAATTCGGGATGCGGATTTCGCAACCGAAACCGCCGAGTTGTCTCGTACCCAAGTATTGCAGCAGGCGGGTATCTCAATCCTTGCCCAAGCGAATCAACGACCACAGCAAGTGTTATCGCTGCTCGGTTAA
- a CDS encoding flagellar protein FlaG — MNEINLQSMQTAKNIAPSQKVEVKSNTPRDAVLTDVRQADMQQAKKAKDGQADKSSDQKAQVQKDEVIKAVAQLNSYVQGAERTLEFQVDDDSGQTVVRVYDKVSEELIRQFPNEEALTLAQRLNQDEPLLLFSAQV; from the coding sequence ATGAATGAAATTAACCTACAATCCATGCAGACAGCGAAGAATATCGCGCCGAGCCAGAAAGTAGAAGTCAAGAGCAACACACCCAGAGATGCGGTGTTAACCGATGTCCGCCAGGCTGACATGCAGCAGGCCAAGAAAGCCAAAGACGGCCAGGCTGACAAGTCAAGCGACCAGAAAGCCCAGGTCCAAAAGGACGAAGTGATCAAGGCTGTCGCGCAACTCAATAGTTATGTTCAGGGTGCGGAACGAACCCTTGAGTTTCAGGTAGACGACGATTCCGGTCAAACGGTGGTGCGCGTGTACGACAAGGTCTCTGAAGAATTGATCCGTCAATTCCCAAATGAAGAAGCCTTAACGTTGGCCCAACGATTGAATCAAGACGAACCGTTGCTGCTGTTTAGCGCGCAAGTCTAG
- the fliD gene encoding flagellar filament capping protein FliD, whose product MAGIQSLGVGSGLLTSELVDQLVAADRAVSDLRLDSKSARVEAKISAFAEVRTVMDGLQTSISSLAKATTIQSNTASSSQESVLTATTASGAQPGTYRIKVDAVAQAHSLASNQYSSVDDTLGTGTLTFKFGTTSYDASGNYQSFSQDASIDPGVLTISSANNSLGGVRDAINNGNFGVSASVVFDGTGYRLLTTSESTGAATSMEITAVGDAGLQALAYNSAQNSSSNMTQTQDGKDALIQINGLPVTSATNSLNQVVKGVTINLTETNTTALTLTVARDTAEIGDKLDDFVTKYNEYKDIYDQLTQYNSADNLGGILLGDNVLRTVHTQLRSGVSDIVSGVTGSSYSTLLDLGITTDQNDNYNLTFDRTVFEAAMKADAQSVTGLLATDTQTSDAQVSVVIVGTNTQPGTYAVEIDQVATQGSFTGLTSSALAFASDVQISDVNDQFAMTVDGTTKTVTLTQGAYSSGDDLGLMLQTSINQAFTSQNVTVSFDDAEDRFNIVSSKYGASSEVSMGAGDPLVANTLGFTSAGSGEYTGSSFSNLNDIGFGASSSPGTQTLTAAQGVNFASNPASFTITLTGTGSGFDNTAKAITLNQDWSDVYDTSGNVVTERDRSDVLTYIQGQLNNAFSPGLVTAEFNSSDRLVMRTSPASGSETLTISASSVTNLNYLGIADGVGTSGVAIAGASFDLAYSNRQGSVTAASSIVIPDATYQTGADLATAIQAKINADANIAAGAQGAATEKGSRSLAAAIDFSSDEAQFGFTLNGEDYLVTVDSADTSLTNLQAIQAGIDSTTGSGGTSLNGLVTASLDSNGLVLTTAATGSGQSLAITSDGIGSSTAAGTPIDGVALSTGKDFSSNPATVSLLVDGIAIAMTINGDGTTGTNNGVSNLAMIQEALDTALTAAGGGGEFAAGDVVARLNTSNQVYFETVSKNGLPTETTFGADASIQISSADTNAATYLGITAGAQIINGLDSFGLDKGTYSGFDSLSTVTFVQDATGKGSFIIAFDNSTDVTLSNLSLASTVQLGLSAVNQSGTETNTGQDVEGSINGLTATGVGQYLTAANGNAAATNGYILGGLAADFSVAEVIDGTNNTLKVLIDGTESGTITLTSGAYATGDALAAELKTQINADTLLSAASRGVDVQYDETTNTFGIFSTSTGASSTAKVSDITTGGINIFGLTTSTTGVSGNDVAGSLDAAAGLMLSIGGTRTGERGTVTYVQGAMSKLDDLFNSILLSKGLLTVKEAKLVEDQAEIVVARTAVDERVSVYEARLRSQFLFNDKLISRLNNVSDFLTQQFDAMNGSND is encoded by the coding sequence ATGGCAGGTATACAATCTCTCGGTGTAGGCTCTGGCCTGTTGACGTCTGAGTTGGTGGACCAGTTGGTGGCGGCAGATAGAGCGGTTAGCGATCTCCGCTTGGATTCAAAATCGGCACGGGTCGAGGCGAAAATTTCCGCTTTTGCGGAAGTGCGTACGGTAATGGACGGCCTGCAAACTAGTATCAGCAGTCTCGCCAAAGCCACGACCATTCAGAGCAATACCGCCAGCTCATCTCAGGAATCGGTCTTGACCGCTACAACTGCCAGTGGTGCCCAGCCTGGCACCTATCGCATCAAAGTCGATGCGGTGGCCCAAGCCCATTCTTTGGCCAGCAATCAATACAGCTCAGTGGACGATACCCTAGGTACCGGTACCCTGACCTTTAAATTTGGCACCACCAGCTATGATGCATCGGGTAACTATCAAAGCTTTAGCCAGGATGCCAGTATCGACCCAGGCGTGTTAACCATCAGCTCGGCCAACAACTCACTCGGCGGTGTGCGCGATGCCATCAATAATGGCAATTTTGGTGTGTCCGCATCAGTCGTCTTCGACGGTACCGGATATCGCTTACTAACGACCAGTGAGTCGACCGGTGCCGCCACATCGATGGAAATCACCGCTGTCGGCGACGCCGGGTTGCAGGCCTTGGCCTATAACAGCGCGCAGAATTCCAGTTCGAATATGACGCAAACCCAAGATGGAAAAGATGCGCTAATTCAGATTAATGGCTTGCCTGTCACAAGCGCCACAAATAGCCTGAACCAAGTGGTTAAGGGTGTCACCATCAACTTAACCGAAACCAACACCACGGCGCTGACCCTAACGGTTGCTCGAGATACTGCGGAAATCGGCGATAAGTTGGACGATTTTGTTACCAAATATAACGAATACAAAGACATTTATGATCAGTTGACCCAGTATAATTCGGCCGACAACCTGGGCGGAATTCTTTTGGGCGACAATGTGCTGCGGACTGTACATACCCAACTGCGCAGTGGCGTTAGCGATATCGTTTCTGGAGTCACCGGATCGAGCTACTCAACGCTGCTCGATTTAGGCATCACGACTGACCAAAATGATAATTATAATCTCACCTTCGATCGAACTGTGTTCGAAGCGGCTATGAAAGCAGACGCCCAAAGCGTCACCGGCCTGTTGGCCACCGATACGCAGACCAGCGATGCCCAAGTGAGCGTTGTTATCGTGGGCACTAATACCCAGCCGGGCACCTATGCGGTAGAGATTGATCAGGTGGCGACTCAGGGCAGCTTTACGGGCCTGACCAGCTCCGCTTTGGCCTTTGCAAGCGATGTCCAGATATCCGATGTCAACGATCAGTTTGCCATGACCGTGGATGGCACCACCAAAACCGTCACCTTGACCCAGGGCGCCTATAGCAGTGGCGACGACCTAGGACTGATGTTGCAGACCTCAATCAATCAGGCCTTTACCAGCCAGAACGTCACGGTCAGTTTTGATGATGCCGAGGACCGATTCAATATCGTCTCGAGCAAGTATGGCGCAAGTTCTGAAGTCTCCATGGGCGCTGGTGATCCACTGGTCGCCAACACGCTTGGCTTTACCAGTGCCGGCAGTGGTGAATATACCGGCAGCTCATTCAGTAACCTCAATGATATTGGCTTTGGTGCCAGTTCGTCACCCGGCACTCAGACGCTGACCGCCGCGCAGGGGGTTAACTTTGCCAGCAATCCGGCCAGCTTTACCATAACCCTGACCGGCACCGGCAGTGGCTTCGATAACACGGCGAAAGCCATCACTCTCAATCAAGATTGGTCCGATGTCTATGACACCAGTGGCAATGTAGTGACCGAGCGAGACCGCAGCGACGTCCTAACCTATATTCAAGGGCAACTGAACAACGCCTTCAGTCCTGGTTTAGTGACAGCTGAATTTAACAGCAGTGATCGCCTGGTGATGCGCACCAGCCCCGCCAGCGGCAGCGAGACCTTGACCATCTCCGCCAGCAGTGTAACCAACCTCAATTATTTGGGTATCGCCGATGGCGTGGGCACATCAGGTGTGGCCATCGCCGGTGCCAGCTTTGACTTGGCCTATAGCAATCGGCAAGGCAGTGTGACCGCAGCGTCGAGCATTGTTATTCCCGATGCGACCTATCAAACCGGCGCCGATCTGGCCACCGCCATCCAGGCTAAAATTAACGCCGACGCCAATATAGCAGCAGGTGCCCAGGGCGCGGCTACTGAAAAGGGTTCCCGCAGCCTGGCCGCCGCCATCGACTTTAGCTCCGATGAGGCGCAGTTTGGCTTTACCTTGAATGGTGAAGACTATCTCGTCACCGTAGACAGTGCCGATACCAGCCTAACCAATTTGCAGGCCATTCAGGCTGGTATCGACAGCACTACCGGTTCCGGTGGAACCTCCTTGAATGGGCTGGTGACCGCCAGCTTGGACAGTAACGGCCTGGTTCTGACGACGGCCGCCACCGGTTCTGGGCAAAGTTTGGCAATTACCAGCGATGGCATCGGTTCGAGCACCGCCGCCGGCACTCCCATTGACGGCGTCGCTTTATCGACCGGTAAAGACTTCAGCTCGAACCCGGCAACTGTGAGCCTGTTGGTCGACGGCATTGCCATCGCTATGACGATTAATGGCGATGGCACGACCGGCACCAATAATGGCGTCAGCAATCTGGCCATGATCCAAGAAGCGCTCGACACCGCGCTCACCGCAGCCGGGGGCGGTGGCGAATTTGCCGCGGGCGATGTGGTCGCACGGCTGAACACCTCAAACCAGGTGTATTTCGAGACGGTCAGTAAAAACGGCCTGCCGACCGAAACCACCTTTGGTGCGGACGCGTCGATCCAGATTAGCTCGGCCGATACCAACGCGGCGACCTATCTGGGCATCACGGCCGGGGCGCAAATTATCAATGGTTTAGACAGCTTTGGCCTCGACAAAGGCACGTATAGCGGTTTTGACTCGCTTAGCACCGTAACCTTTGTCCAGGACGCTACCGGCAAGGGCAGTTTTATTATTGCCTTCGACAACAGCACAGACGTGACCCTGTCGAATCTCTCGCTCGCCTCAACCGTTCAACTGGGCTTGTCTGCTGTCAATCAAAGCGGGACTGAAACGAACACAGGTCAGGATGTTGAAGGCTCTATCAATGGCCTCACCGCAACGGGGGTAGGGCAGTACCTGACCGCCGCCAACGGCAATGCCGCGGCGACAAATGGTTATATACTCGGCGGCCTCGCAGCCGATTTCTCGGTAGCGGAAGTGATCGATGGCACAAATAATACGCTGAAGGTGTTGATAGACGGCACCGAGTCGGGAACCATCACCCTGACTAGCGGCGCCTATGCCACTGGCGACGCCCTGGCCGCGGAACTGAAAACTCAGATTAATGCCGACACCCTGTTGTCTGCCGCAAGTCGAGGCGTTGACGTACAGTATGATGAGACGACCAACACCTTTGGTATTTTTTCAACCAGTACCGGCGCCAGTTCCACCGCAAAGGTGAGTGACATTACCACCGGAGGCATTAATATCTTTGGCCTTACGACCAGTACGACCGGCGTTTCCGGTAACGATGTTGCCGGGAGTCTGGATGCAG